The genomic segment CGGGAAGGTGGGTGGGCCGCGTTGGAGTGCCACGGCCCCATATCCTAGGCGGAGCTTCGAAGACATAGCCGTCGCTACGTCGAGGAGCTCCAACGACGGAGATGGGGCCGTGCCACCCCAACCCACAGAGGCGTAAGATCATATCAACCATGGTGTTGGGCACATGGCGGTTGCGCGGTTGATCCTGCGTCTCTCCTCGTCACCGTAGCTCGGCTACGACTCCTCGTCGTTCCTTGCCTGAACGCGCGCAAGCGCCATGTGCGCGGCCCACCCACCTTCCCGATCACCCTTCTAGGCACGTGGGTCCGCCACAGTGTCAGGAGCCCGAGTCTTGCTCGTTCTCCGCGGACGCGACTTGTGCGATCAGATCCGCCGGGTTCGCAGCACCCCGTAGCAGCTCGACCGCCTTCATCAGCTGGGTGTCGTGCCTCCGGGACTGCTCGAACTGCCCAGCGTCACCCCACGCCTGCAGGGCGATCTCTCGCTCCATGCGGTAGCGAACGAAGCGCTGGGCCGCCATGAATTCGTCGTGGTCGACTTCCGCGCGCCACTCGGGAAGCGTCTCGTAGAAGTCCTGGATCTCGGCGTCACGCACGACGAAGCCCGGTTGGGCATTCGGGTGGTCCTGAACGAATGAGACGGCGTAGTTGAAGAGCGCCGTGCTGAATTCTCCCGCCCGACGGAAGACCCGGTAGACCGCTTCGGCCTCTTGGGGCGACAACGTCTCTGGAGATACGAAGAGATCGGGAGTGATACCACCGCCCCCTAACAGCGTGCGGCCACCGAGCGACTCGTACTCAGGGCGTCCATCGAGGACGGTCGGTATCACGATCTTGCCCGAGATCGCGAGCTCGTGCTCCGCCACATCGACGACGGCATCGGGATCACGGTCGATCGAACGACCGACGGGCGTATACCACCGCGCCGTAGTCAGCCGCAATACGTCTCCGCCCGTGAGCCGGAAAAGACTCTGCACGGAGCCTTTGCCGTACGTCGTCTCACCGACGATCACCGCCCGGTCGTGATCCTGGAGCGCTCCTGCGATGATCTCCGACGCCGAGGCACTGGTGCCGTCGACCAGCACGACGATGGGCAGATCCTTATATCGATCCGGTGACGACGATGAGTACGTCGCGTTTTGGTTCGCGGCCCTGCCCCTCGTTTCGACGATGGGGAGGCCTGCTTCGAGGAACAGATCGGAGACCGCGATCCCCTCGTCGAGCAAGCCACCCGGGTTCCCGCGCAGATCCAGGATCAGTCCGTCGAGCCCTTCCCCACGCAGCGAGTCGACGGCAGCTCGGATCTCGCTTGACGACGTCTCACTGACGGTCTGCAGCGGCACATAGCCGATCCCGGGCTCCAGCATGAGCGCGAAGGGCACCGCACGCAGTCGGATCGTCGCCCGCTTGATGGTGAATTCGATCGGCTCCTCGACTCCTGGGCGAAGCATCTTCACCGTGACTTCAGTACCGGGACGGCCGCGCAGCAGCTCGACCGCCTGGTCCGTGGTCATCGTGTCCGCGGGAATCCCCTCGATCTCGAAGAACTTGTCACCACCGCGAATCCCGGCGCGTTGGCCCGGAGTGCTCGAAATCGGACTGACAACCGTAACCCAACCGCCGCGGTCGATGACCTCGAGACCGATCCCTTCGTACTCTCCTTCAATGCGGATGCTCAGGTTCTCGTATTCGTCGGCGGGCAAGAACGACGAGTGCGGATCGCCGAGGTCGCGGATGAGTCCGTCGATCGCGGCGTTGTAGAGACCGGCGGGATCGACGTCGTCTACGAAGCTCGTCTCCACGTGCTCTACGACTTCCTGGAGCACGCGCACACGGACGTAAATGTTCGCGGCTCGGTCGACGCCCTCCTGCAATAACCAGCCGCCTGCCATCACCGCAAAGGCGACCACGACCACCGGCGCAAAGACCCCTCGCCTCACGATTCCACCCTCCTGCTCACGTTCGACCGATCCATTCTGATACCGAGCACTCCCCGGCAGCCCATCGCAAACCCTCTCGGTTATACCGCGCCCTACCGGAAGGTTTCAGGGAAACACGTCTCGAGAAGTCCACGGATCGTCGCGTGCACGTCCTCGGGCGCCCCACGGGCGCTCAACACTTGAACTCCCGGCTCCGTCTCCGCCAACGCAAGATACCCTTCACGCACGGACTGGAGGAAGCCGTATCCCTCCTTTTCGATGCGATCCGGTATCATGCCATCTCGACGCTGACGTTCGCTGGCGGCTTCGGCCGGCAGATCGAGCACGATGTACAGGTCCGGCCTCAGACCACCCGTAGCGATCCGCAGGCCGTCCCTCACGTCGTCCAAATCCAGCCCCCGACCGTAGCCCTGGTACGCGAGCGTGGAGAGCGCAAAGCGATCCGCCAATACGACCTGGCCCTTTGCGAGCGCGGGCCGAACGACGTCGCGCACGAACGCCGCCCGCGCCGCGAGGATGAGCAAGAGCTCGGACTCAGCAGGCATCTCCAGGTCGTCGCGACCGAGCACGACCTCGCGGATCGCCTCACCCACCGGAGTACCCCCGGGTTCCCGCGTGAGGATGTGCGGGATTTCGCGCGCAGCCAGCCAAGACGACAGGAGGGCGGCCTGCGTGGTCTTGCCCACGCCGTCGGCGCCCTCCAATACGATGAAGCGCCCCGCCATGGTCTAGTCGTAGTACTCCACACCCAGGTGAGTCGCCATTTCCTCGCGCATCATCCAGCGAAGCGTGTTTTTCAGCTTCCAATGCTGAATGAAGAGGTCATGCTCCGGATAGAGGCCAGGCGCGGTCTGCGGCGCCTTGAAGTAGAACGACAGCCACTCCTGGATCCCACTCAGGCCCGCGCGCGACGCGAGGTCGAGGAAGATCGCCAGGTCCAGCACGATGGGCGCGGCGAGGATCGAGTCGCGGCAGAGGAAATCGACCTTGATCTGCATGGCGTACCCCATCCATCCGAAGATGTCGATGCTGTCCCACCCTTCTTTGTTGTCGCCACGCGGCGGGTAGTAGTTGATCCGCACTTTGTGGTACATGTCACCGTACAGCTTCGGGTAGACGTCCGGCTGCAGAATGTGCTCGAGCGCGCCGAGTTTCGACTCCTCCTTCGTCTTGAACGATTCGGGGTCGTCGAGGACCTCGCCATCGCGATTGCCGAGGATGTTCGTGCTGAACCACCCCGACAAACCGAGCATGCGCGTCTTGAAGCCCGGGGCGAGGATCGTCTTCATGAGGGTCTGGCCCGTCTTGAAGTCTTTGCCACCAATGGGCACGCTGTTGTCGGCCGCGAGCTGCTCGAGCGCGGGAATGTCCACCGATAGGTTCGGGGCGCCGTTGGCGTACGGTACGCCCTCCATCAGCGCCGCATACGCGTACAGCATACTGGGCGCGATCCCCGAGTCACCGTCGCACATGGCCTGCTCGAACGACCCGAGGGTCTCATGCACTGCACTCGGGCGTAGGAAGACCTCGGTCGAGGCGCACCAGATCATCACGAGGCGGTCGCAGCCGTTCTCCTCCTTGAAGCGGCGGATGTCGGCACGGATCTCCTCGGCCTGTTCCATTTTGGTGCCCGACTTCTTGTTCGGGCCGTCGAGCTTCTTCACGTAGTCGGTGTCGAAGGCTGCCGACATCGGCTTGATGGCAGACAGAAAGTCCCGGATCGGGTCGAGGTGCTTCTCTTTTTGGAGAACCCCCGCGTTCACCGCGCTCGCGTAGCCGTCGTCGGGAATCGGGTCCCAGGTGCAGAAAACGAGGTCGTCGAGACCGGCGAGTGGCACGAAATCCTGGATGAGCGGAGCGCGGCCATCGGTACGCTTGCCCAACCGAATCGTGTTCATCTGGGTCAAGGAGCCGATAGGCTCCGCGAGTCCGCGGCGCACGGCTTCCACGCCGGCAACGAACGTCGTGGCGACGGCCCCGAAGCCGGGCAGAAGTACGCCGAGTTTGCCCTCGGCCGGACGGATCTCAGTAGGCTGCTTCACTGAAAAGCCTCACGTTTGAGTTGATCGTTGAACTGGCCCTACGGAACGATGATCCGGCTCCGGGCGCCCTCTTCGATGCCCCTTGCCACGGTGTCGTTCACCTTCATCATGACCTTCTCGAAGTTGGCCTGTGCCGAAATCAGGCGCTGGAAGCCCGCCTTGATCTGAAGTTCCTCGGCAGCCTCCGTGTAAACCTTCTTCGCGTCCTCATCGGGTTCCTGACCGGCAAGCATCGACGCCTCCAGGCGCTGCTCGAGCGCCTCGAGGCGATTCCGAAGCTCGACCAACTCCCGGTCCTCATCCGCGGCATCCATCGCCCGTTTGAGCGCCTGATACTCGTCGGTCCGCGCCAGGGCATTCCCTAGGTCGCGCGCCTTTTCATCGATGCCCATCATACCCTCATGTCTCCGGTCCGGAATCTCAGTTCGTCATCGCCCGACGCGTGAGCACCATCCGCTCACGTCCCGTTAGGTCCCTTCGCACGCGTGCGTCGACGTACTCGCCCGTATCCTCCAGCATGGCCACCACCGGCCCTGCCTGGCCCACGCCTACTTCCAGCGCCAGCAGCCCGCCCGGCCGCAAGCGCGAACCCGCGCCTACGATGATGGCCCTTAGCGCCACCAGCCCGTCCGGCCCCGCGAAGAGCGCGTCACCGGGCTCCCACTCGCGCACTTCGGGCTCGAGCGACGGAGCCTCCCCCTCCGCAACGTACGGCGGATTGGACACCACGAGGTCGAAGACCTCCGCCTCCGAGACAGGCTCGAAGTACGAACCCAGCCGGAACTCCACCTTCTCACCCAAGCCAGCGGCCTCCGCATTGCAGCGGGCTACCTCCAGCGCACCCTCGGAGCTGTCTGTCGCCACGACCAACTCGAACGGCCCTTCCAGCACGAGCGACAGCGCGATCGCCCCCGACCCGGTACCGACATCGAGCCCGCGCGCCTGAGCACCTGCGTGAGCCCCGGCCCACTCGAGTACCTCATCGAGAAGGATCTCGGTCTCGGGACGGGGGATCAGCACCCGCCCATCGACCTCGAGATCCAACTCCCGGAAGGCCGCACGCCCTAGAATGTACTGAAGTGGCTCCCTTGTTGCGCGCCGCTTGAGCAGTGGCCGGTACTGGTCCAGCTCCGCGGCGACCAGGGGCCGGTCGAACTGCAGATAGAGCTCCAGGCGCCCGAGCCCCAATACGTCTGCGAGCAGATGCTCGGCGTCGAGACGACCACGCACGATACCTTTGCCCTCCAGGTACTCTCCGCTCCACTCGATCATGCGGAGTACCGTCCAGCGGTCCTTGCCCTGCGCGCCCAGCGGCGACGAAGGTAGTCGGTCGAGGTCCTCACTCATCGTCGGCCCCGAGTCGCTCTTGCTCCTCCGCAAGCCGGAGCGACGCGATCAGCTCGTCGAGTGTCCCGTCCAGCACATCGTTGAGCCGGTGGAGCGTTAGGCCGATCCGATGATCCGTAACCCGCCCCTGCGGGAAATTGTACGTGCGGATCTTGGCCGACCGGTCCCCCGTGCCCACCTGGGTCTTCCGTTCCCTCGCGCGCTCGGCTTCCCGCTCAGCGATCATCCGATCGAGAAGGCGGCTGCGCAGCACCTTCATCGCCTTCGCCTTGTTCTTGTGCTGCGACTTTTCGTCCTGGCAGGTTACGACGAGCTTCGACGGGAGGTGCGTAATGCGTACGGCGGAGTCCGTCGTGTTCACCGACTGGCCGCCGGGACCCGAAGACCGAAAGACATCGATTCGCAGGTCGTTGGGATCGATCTCCAGATCGACCTCCTCGGCCTCGGGCAACACCGCTACGGTGGCCGCCGAGGTGTGGATCCGCCCTTGGCTCTCGGTCGCGGGGACACGCTGAACGCGATGCACACCCGACTCGTACCGCAGTCGACCATACGCGCCACTTCCACGCACTGTGAAGATCACTTCCTTGATCGAGCCTGGGATGCCCTCAGAGAGGCTCATTACCTCGACAGACCAGCGGTTGCGCTCCGCAAATCGGCGATACATGCGCAGAAGATCCGACGCGAAGAGGCCTGCTTCATCGCCGCCCGTACCGGCGCGGATCTCGATGACCGCCGCGCGATCCGCTAGTGGGTCCGGTGGAATGAGCAGCTCACGCACCTGAAGCGCGAGCTGCTCGATGCGCTTGCCGAGTACCGAGAGCTCCTCTTCGGCGAGCGCCTTCATTTCGGGATCGTCGGTCTCCTCCAGCAACTCGGCCGCGCTGCGCTGATCTTCTACCGCGGTACGCTGCTCACGGCTGGCGGTGACGATCCGGTCTAGACGCGCTCTCTCCCGCCCGAGATCCTTCAGCCGCTCAGGGCTCGAGAGCACTTCCGGGCTTGCGAGCTCCGAGTCGAGCTCTGGAAGGCGCAGTTCCGCCTCTTCGAGGCGCTGCAGCAGACGGGCGTCGACGTTCGGGGACTTCATGAGATGGGCCATGACTCAGGAGGCCCTGGCCCCCTCACTTCGCGGCGACCGTCCCGTACATCTTCTTGAAGCGGTCGACGCGGCCCGCGGTGTCTACTAGACGCTGCTTGCCGGTGTAGAAAGGGTGGCACACCGAGCAAATCTCCACGTGGATCTCGTCCACGGTGGACATCGTCTCGAAGCGGTTGCCGCACGCACAGACGGCGGTCGCCGCCATGTATTCGGGATGGATGCCCTTCTTCATGTCCTACTCCAAGCACCTATGTGGAACGGGCCTGGGCGCTAACAGGCCCGGCCCGATTGACTTGCAGGGACATTTTGTACGCGACGCCCCCAGTACAGCCTAGAAAAGTTAAATGTCTCGGGCGGAGGGGTCTAGGGAGCCTGTGAACAAGTAGGGCGCGCCGCGCGCAGGGGTCTCGCGAGTTCAAGAGTAGGAAGGACGACGAGTCGTAGCCGTAGCTACGGCGAGGAGGAGAGACGACCTATTGGGCCGCGACCCCCCTGCGCCCAACACCGAGTGTGACAATCGTACCGGTTTGTGGGTTACGGTGGCACGGCCCCATCTCCGTCGTTGGGGCTCCTAGCCGTAGCGACGGCTATGGCGTCGTCGCCCCGCCTAGGATATGGAGCCGTGGCACCGTAACGCGGCGTGCCCTACTTGTTCAGAGGTTCCCTAGATGCCCATCAAGAGCGACAAGTGGATCCGCCGCATGTGCGAAGAGCACCGCATGATCGAGCCCTTCGAGACTGGTCAGGTCCGGGAGGGGAAGATCTCCTACGGCCTCTCCTCGTACGGCTACGACATCCGAGTGTCGACCGAGTTCAAGGTCTTCACGAACGTGTTCAACTCGATCGTGGACCCGAAGAACTTCGACGACCGCTCTTTCGTCGACATCGTCGGACCGGAGTGCATCATCCCGCCCAACTCGTTCGCGCTCGCTCGAACCGAGGAGTACTTCCGGATTCCACGGGATGTGCTCGTCTTGTGCGTGGGAAAATCGACCTACGCACGTTGTGGTTTGATCGTGAACGTTACTCCCCTCGAGCCGACGTGGGAGGGGTACCTGACGCTCGAGATCTCCAACACGACCCCCCTGCCCGCGAAAGTCTACGGCGGTGAGGGGATCGCGCAGCTCCTGTTCTTCGAGGGCGACGAGGAGCCCGAGGTGGCGTACGCGGACCGCCAGGGCAAGTACATGAAGCAGGTCGGGGTCACGCTCCCGAAAATGTAGGCGGGTTGATCATTCCGAAGCGTCGCAGAATCGTGGGTGGCTCGGCTCGGCTCTTCGCCGCTCTGCCCTTCGTTGCGGCACCGCTCATCCCCGCGTCCGCTCAGGAGCCGGGACTCCGTGCCGCCGGACTCCGTGCTCGTCCTGTCTGAGATCACGGTGCCGATTGGTCGGCTTCGTGTTGGGGCCTTCCCGGCTGCCCGGGCGCCCTTCCCCGTTCAGACCCTTCAGATCGAGGACGGTTCGGCCGAGAGCCTCACGCGTAGGCTAGCCCGTCTCCCAGGTGTCAGCCTCAGCAATCAAACCGGGAGCCCTTACCAATCCGATGTGAGACTTAGAGGCTTCGCACTGAGCCCAATCGTGGGGGTGCCCCAGGGCGTGAGCGTGTTCGTCGACGGCGTGCGCGTGAACGAGGCCGACGCTTCGCAGGTGCACCTGTCGCTCATCCCCGGCGGTGCCGTCGAACGTGTCGAGCTTCTTCGCGGACCTGTTGGAGCGTTCGGAAAAAACGCGCTCGCGGGTGCCCTCAACTTCGTTACCGCGCGGGGGAGCGACGACGCACGAATCGAACTCGAGACGGAGGGTGGATCGTACGGCTCGGCTTCCGGAACAGTGCGCGCCGGAGGGCGATGGGCCGCGTACGACGGTTTCATCGCAGCCTCATATCGGCGGTCAGACGGCTGGCGTGAGCACGGGCACTCGGAGGAATTGTCCGTTTTTGGCAAGCTCGGCTGGAGTGGAGAGCGCACCGACGCCTGGCTGTCCTATACGTTCGAGTCGGACTCGCTGGAGGGAACCGGACCTCTTCCAGAGTCGTGGATCCAGGGGGGAGCTTTGCCTGCCGACATCGTCGCTCCCCCCCAGGATCGGCGCCGACTCCAGTACACCGGTGGAACGGGGGACGCATTCACTGCGCGCATGCACTTCCTCAACGGAAGGCTCGAGCGTGTGCTTTCCGAGGAGTGGAGCGCACAGCTGATCTCCTTCGCCCGCTTTGTCGACTTTCGGCAGTCGAACGACAACGTCACGGAACCCGACGCGCTCGGGATCACCGAGATAGCCTCGGTGGGGACAACGGCCCAGTTGACCTACCAGCCGCGCGATGGACTCCTGCTCATTCTGGGCGCCGAAGGGGTACGCAACGACGTGCGCATCGACATCCAAGCGCACCCGAACCGCGCCTTCCCGAGTCTAGCGCCACACACGACAGAACGCCTCCGTACCGACGAGGGCAATTTGGCAAGCTTCGCCGAGGCTTGGTGGGCGCTTTCCCCGAGCCTTGCACTGCACGGCTCACTCCGGTTCGACTTCTCCTCGCTTCCGGTGACCGACCTTCTCGATCCAGCCGACAGCGGGGAGAACACGTTCAGCGAGTGGTCGGGAGGACTCGGTCTGAGTGGGGACATCGGGTCCGGGGTCAACGCCTTCGCCGGTTACGGGCGGGGCTTCCGCAGCCCGGTGATCTTGGAGGTGAGCTGCGCAGATCCCGAGGATCCGTGCCAGCTCCCCTTCGAACTAGGGCCTGACCCGCCCCTGAGTCCGGTGACGTCGGACACTTGGCAGGCCGGTCTTCGTCTCGGCGGGGAGCGGCTTCGGGGAGAAGCGGTTGGCTACTGGTCCGAGGTCAAGAACGACATCTTCAACGTGGTCGACCTCGAGACGCCGACCCGAGGCTTTTTCACCAACTTGGAGCGGACCCGCCGGCTCGGCCTCGAGCTGTCGGCAGAAGCGAGGCCATTTCGCGGTGAGCACGAGCTCACCATCACGGGCAGCCTTGGCTGGACGCGGGCCACATTCGAGTCCTCGGCGGTCCTCGCCGCGCCGTTCCTCGATGAGGATGAGCAAGGAGCGCCGCCCGAGGTCGAGCCCGGGGACCGCTTCCCGATGGTCCCGGAGTTCTCGGTCTCGGCTGGAGTCGCGTACGCGTTCTTTCGCACTTCGGTAGCCCTGCAAGCACTCTGGGTGGGTGAGCAATTCCTCATCGGCGACGAAGGCAACGAGGCACCCTTCAAGAAGCTCGACCGCTATTCCCTCGTCGACCTGAGAGTCGAACATCGGATCGGACAGGCGATGGCATACCTGGAGTTGTCCAATCTGTTGGATCAGAGATATTCGCCCTTCGGCATCATCTCGCGTAACGTCCGCGGCGCGGAAGAGGAGGTGGAGCGGATTCCTCACGCCCGGTCTCCCACGAACGCTGCGCGTGGGGCTGAGGGTCCGTAGGGGTCGCTGAGTGGAGTGGAGGGGATCGTGGCATACGACGAAGGACTAGCCCAGCGCGTTCGCGAAGCGCTTCCCGAGCGCCCTGACCTCTCCGAACGAAAGATGTTCGGAGGCCTCTGCTTCATGCTCGGCGGCAACACGTGCGCCGGTATCGTCGGGGAGGAGCTCATGCTGCGAGTCGGACCAGACTCCTACGAGGACGCGCTCACAAGACCGCACGCCCGAGAGATGGACTTCACGGGCCGGTCCCTCAAGGGGATGGTCTACATGGGAGTCGCTGGGGTCGCGGACGACGCCGACCTGGCGAGTTGGCTGGATGTCGCGGTGAGCTTCGCGGGCGGCCTACCGCCCAAGTAGCGGCGCGTGAAGCGACAGCCAGCGACTCAGCCGATCGACTCGAGCTCGATCCGGAAAATCAGGATCGAACCCGCCGGAATCGAACCGCGCGCACTGTTTCCATAGCCGAGGCTCGGCGGCATGATAATGAGCCGGATGCCACCCAGCTTCATGCCTAGCACACCTTCGTCGAAGCCGTCCACTGCCCCCCCGGTACCCAGGATGAAGTTGAACGGCCCGCTCTGATCGGAAGAGTCGAACACGTCTCCGTTTGAGAGAAACCCGACGTACAACACGGTCACATCGTTCCCCGCCACCGCCGGCTCGCCGGTTCCTTCGGATATCGTCTCGATGTACAGACCGGAGGACGTCCTGGTCATCGAACCGAGATCGATATTCAGCGACGGCGCGAAGTTCGTCTCTTCGATTACCTCGGGGGCAAACGCATCACTGCACGCAGCGAGAAAAAGAAGGCCGGCCACGGTTGAGGTCAGCGAAGAGAATCTGAGGCGAATCAACCGCATGATGTCTGGTCCTCGAAGCGTGGGACGGCGAACTGGACGGCCCTCGATGCGGACCCCCGGTGCCAGCGGAATACGCTCATCGGATGGCAGAGTTTCAATTCGCGTCGATGAGCTGAACCTCGAAGACCAGAGTCGCCCCAGGAGGCACCTTGCCGCGTCCCCGCGAACCGTAGGCGAGTCCCGGTCGAACCACCAGCCGCCGCCGACCGCCGATACGCATGCCCTGGATGCCCTCGTTCCAGCCCCGAATGACCTCGTTGCCACCCAGTCGGAAGTGGAAAGGGTCACCCTGCAGTTGGCCGTCGAAGACTGTGCCATCGGGAAGCCACCCGACGTAGTAGATCCATACATGGCTCGTCCGTCGCGCCATCGTCCCCGTCCCCTCATTCATGTCCTGCAGGTAAAGACCCGACGCCGTGAGCTGGAAGTCCGCCAGATCGATGCCGAGCTCCGACGCGAAGTGGAGCTGTGCGGGATCCGAGGGAGGCAACGGACCAGCAGGCGCGCCACCAGCACAGGCCGCCATGAAGAGCGTGGCGCCCAACGTCGCGAGCGACGCCCGCCGCTTGGCTGTCCCCCTCGTCATGCGGTTGGTCTTTGGCATCACACTGGGCCTTCTAGAAGGGTCCGAGACGCGTGGCCACGCCGATCGACGTCACCCTCAGACACTATGGCCTGCTCGCGCGAGGGGGCAAGGAGATGTATCCCTTTACTCAGCAATGCAAGTGGATCGCACGTACGCCTGTTGATGACGACCGGTCGTCCCGGCGTTCGGGCCTTTTGGACCCTTGGGGGTTGTGATGAAGCAGACTGCCTTCTTCCTCGTGGCGTTCGTTCTCTTTTCGCTCACGAGCGTTCTCGCCGTGACCTCTGCCGAGCGCACCAGCAGACAGGAAGCCGACGACACCGTCGCCGATTCGCTCGTCGCCAACTGGATCGCCGCCGTCGGCGGGCTCGACGCGTACTGGCCCCTGAAGAGCGCCCGCTTCATTCTGACGACCGAGATCTACGATCCCGAGAGCGGCCGGATGCGGCGCGCACGTCCTCGCTACGTAACGATCGCCCGCACGGACGCGGGTGAGATCTCCCGAATCGAACGCTGGGAAGGGGACGACTTCATCCAACAGGGATGGGATGGAGAGACCCAGTGGGCTACGCTGAACGGCGAGCCGCTCGGCGAAGGCGACAAGGACTACGACCAAGTCCGCTACGTCTCCGGCGACGTGCAATACTGGATCAGCCTGCCCTACAAGCTCCTCGACGACGGAGTGACCGTGCACGATCGGGGCATCGATGACGAGGGTCGGCACGTGGTGGGCGTGACCTTCGGAGAAGGCATCGGCCTGCACGACGAGGACACGTGGCAGTACTGGTTCGAGGACGGCCGCTCGTGGCCCGTCCAGGTGGCGTACATGGAGGAAAGCGATGACGACTGGAATCGCCTTCGCTTTGAGGATATCCGGACCGTCGACGGTTACATTTTCGTGGGGCGACGTGTACACTACGACGCAGACGGCGCTCTGACCAAGGTCCTGTTCACCCACGACTTCGAGTTCAACCCAGCGCTGGATATGGCACTCTTTTCGACGCCGGATTGGCATTAGCGTCGAGGAGCGTCCAGCGTGTATCTTGAGCGCTTCTCGACTCGCCAGATTCGGAGTCTCTGATGTACTCGGCCTATCTCTTCAGCGTCGTGCTCGGTGGTGGACTCCTACTCTTGTCCCTGCTCGGCGACCTACTCGGCAGCGATGCCGTGGAGCTGGAGCTGGATGCCGACACGGGCGTCGACCACTCGGCCTCCAAGATCCTCTCGATCCGGACGCTCACCTACACGCTGTTCGGATTCGGTGCCGTCGGGTGGTTGCTGTCGCGCGGGGGCCTCGCACCCGGGGCTCCGAGCACGATCACCTACGCGGCCGTCGGGGGTCTGATATCCGGAACGCTCGTGCACCGCGCGTTCGGCTACCTGCGACGCACCGAGACGGGAACGATCGCGGAGGACGACTCCTTCGTGGGACTCGCCGGTAAGGTCACAGTGCCCCTGGGTGGTGGCTCCGTCGGTAAAATGGCGCTCAAGCGTGGCAACCGGCGTCACACGCTGCGCGCCCTGCCCCACGCCAGTGTCGGGCCTGGCACCCCCCCAGAAGAGTGGCACACCGTGGTGGTGGTCGAGATGAAAGACGGGGTCGCATATGTCGCCCCGTCCGACGAAGACCTCACGGCCCTTCAGTGATGTTCAGATTCCTCATACGGAGCTTCATATGCAAACCCTACCTGAGATCCTGACCGCGCCTGCGACCCTGCTGGCGTTCGTCGTGATCGTCGTCGTCATGGTGATCCTCTCGACGATTCGTGCGCTGATCGTGATCGTGCCGCCGAACCAGGCCGCGGTGATCACGGGCGGCATGAGGGCGCTCAAGGACGGCAGCAAGATCGGCTACCGTTCGATCACGGGTGGCCGCACGATGCGCATCCCACTCATCGAGACCGTGTCATACTTGAACCTCGAGACGATCCCGCTCGAGATCACCGTGAACAACGCGTTCTCCAAGGGGAACATCCCGCTCAACGTGGAGGCGATCGCGAACGTGAAGATCGCGTCCAAGCCCGAGGTCGTGTTCA from the Gemmatimonadota bacterium genome contains:
- a CDS encoding S41 family peptidase: MRRGVFAPVVVVAFAVMAGGWLLQEGVDRAANIYVRVRVLQEVVEHVETSFVDDVDPAGLYNAAIDGLIRDLGDPHSSFLPADEYENLSIRIEGEYEGIGLEVIDRGGWVTVVSPISSTPGQRAGIRGGDKFFEIEGIPADTMTTDQAVELLRGRPGTEVTVKMLRPGVEEPIEFTIKRATIRLRAVPFALMLEPGIGYVPLQTVSETSSSEIRAAVDSLRGEGLDGLILDLRGNPGGLLDEGIAVSDLFLEAGLPIVETRGRAANQNATYSSSSPDRYKDLPIVVLVDGTSASASEIIAGALQDHDRAVIVGETTYGKGSVQSLFRLTGGDVLRLTTARWYTPVGRSIDRDPDAVVDVAEHELAISGKIVIPTVLDGRPEYESLGGRTLLGGGGITPDLFVSPETLSPQEAEAVYRVFRRAGEFSTALFNYAVSFVQDHPNAQPGFVVRDAEIQDFYETLPEWRAEVDHDEFMAAQRFVRYRMEREIALQAWGDAGQFEQSRRHDTQLMKAVELLRGAANPADLIAQVASAENEQDSGS
- a CDS encoding YlbF family regulator yields the protein MMGIDEKARDLGNALARTDEYQALKRAMDAADEDRELVELRNRLEALEQRLEASMLAGQEPDEDAKKVYTEAAEELQIKAGFQRLISAQANFEKVMMKVNDTVARGIEEGARSRIIVP
- a CDS encoding dCTP deaminase; this encodes MPIKSDKWIRRMCEEHRMIEPFETGQVREGKISYGLSSYGYDIRVSTEFKVFTNVFNSIVDPKNFDDRSFVDIVGPECIIPPNSFALARTEEYFRIPRDVLVLCVGKSTYARCGLIVNVTPLEPTWEGYLTLEISNTTPLPAKVYGGEGIAQLLFFEGDEEPEVAYADRQGKYMKQVGVTLPKM
- a CDS encoding inositol-3-phosphate synthase: MKQPTEIRPAEGKLGVLLPGFGAVATTFVAGVEAVRRGLAEPIGSLTQMNTIRLGKRTDGRAPLIQDFVPLAGLDDLVFCTWDPIPDDGYASAVNAGVLQKEKHLDPIRDFLSAIKPMSAAFDTDYVKKLDGPNKKSGTKMEQAEEIRADIRRFKEENGCDRLVMIWCASTEVFLRPSAVHETLGSFEQAMCDGDSGIAPSMLYAYAALMEGVPYANGAPNLSVDIPALEQLAADNSVPIGGKDFKTGQTLMKTILAPGFKTRMLGLSGWFSTNILGNRDGEVLDDPESFKTKEESKLGALEHILQPDVYPKLYGDMYHKVRINYYPPRGDNKEGWDSIDIFGWMGYAMQIKVDFLCRDSILAAPIVLDLAIFLDLASRAGLSGIQEWLSFYFKAPQTAPGLYPEHDLFIQHWKLKNTLRWMMREEMATHLGVEYYD
- the prmC gene encoding peptide chain release factor N(5)-glutamine methyltransferase, with translation MSEDLDRLPSSPLGAQGKDRWTVLRMIEWSGEYLEGKGIVRGRLDAEHLLADVLGLGRLELYLQFDRPLVAAELDQYRPLLKRRATREPLQYILGRAAFRELDLEVDGRVLIPRPETEILLDEVLEWAGAHAGAQARGLDVGTGSGAIALSLVLEGPFELVVATDSSEGALEVARCNAEAAGLGEKVEFRLGSYFEPVSEAEVFDLVVSNPPYVAEGEAPSLEPEVREWEPGDALFAGPDGLVALRAIIVGAGSRLRPGGLLALEVGVGQAGPVVAMLEDTGEYVDARVRRDLTGRERMVLTRRAMTN
- the rpmE gene encoding 50S ribosomal protein L31 — encoded protein: MKKGIHPEYMAATAVCACGNRFETMSTVDEIHVEICSVCHPFYTGKQRLVDTAGRVDRFKKMYGTVAAK
- the tmk gene encoding dTMP kinase → MAGRFIVLEGADGVGKTTQAALLSSWLAAREIPHILTREPGGTPVGEAIREVVLGRDDLEMPAESELLLILAARAAFVRDVVRPALAKGQVVLADRFALSTLAYQGYGRGLDLDDVRDGLRIATGGLRPDLYIVLDLPAEAASERQRRDGMIPDRIEKEGYGFLQSVREGYLALAETEPGVQVLSARGAPEDVHATIRGLLETCFPETFR
- the prfA gene encoding peptide chain release factor 1 produces the protein MKSPNVDARLLQRLEEAELRLPELDSELASPEVLSSPERLKDLGRERARLDRIVTASREQRTAVEDQRSAAELLEETDDPEMKALAEEELSVLGKRIEQLALQVRELLIPPDPLADRAAVIEIRAGTGGDEAGLFASDLLRMYRRFAERNRWSVEVMSLSEGIPGSIKEVIFTVRGSGAYGRLRYESGVHRVQRVPATESQGRIHTSAATVAVLPEAEEVDLEIDPNDLRIDVFRSSGPGGQSVNTTDSAVRITHLPSKLVVTCQDEKSQHKNKAKAMKVLRSRLLDRMIAEREAERARERKTQVGTGDRSAKIRTYNFPQGRVTDHRIGLTLHRLNDVLDGTLDELIASLRLAEEQERLGADDE